The Flavobacterium sp. HJ-32-4 genome contains a region encoding:
- a CDS encoding cob(I)yrinic acid a,c-diamide adenosyltransferase, translating into MKVYTKTGDAGTTALFGGTRVPKDHIRIDCYGTVDELNSWIGLVRDQEFPTLYKEVLIRIQDRLFTVGAQLATPPEKEVLKNGERRLKNLGITEDDILFLETEIDRMDAALPPMTHFVLPGGHTTVSYCHVARCVCRRAERLAVQLRHEEPVDEQVLKYLNRLSDYLFVLARMLSKEVGADEVKWIPQKD; encoded by the coding sequence ATGAAAGTATATACCAAAACCGGCGATGCCGGAACCACGGCACTTTTTGGCGGAACCCGTGTACCGAAAGACCACATCCGGATCGATTGTTACGGTACGGTCGACGAGCTCAACTCATGGATTGGACTCGTGCGCGACCAGGAATTCCCAACTCTTTATAAAGAAGTATTGATACGTATCCAGGACCGGTTGTTCACGGTAGGCGCCCAACTTGCCACGCCACCCGAAAAGGAAGTATTGAAAAACGGCGAACGGCGCCTGAAGAATCTCGGCATCACCGAAGACGACATCCTTTTCCTGGAAACCGAAATTGACCGGATGGACGCAGCCCTGCCCCCGATGACGCACTTTGTGCTACCCGGAGGCCATACAACCGTGTCATATTGTCATGTGGCCCGCTGTGTATGCCGCCGTGCCGAGCGACTTGCGGTGCAATTACGTCATGAGGAGCCCGTTGACGAGCAGGTATTGAAGTACCTGAACCGCCTTTCTGACTACCTTTTCGTGCTGGCACGGATGTTGTCGAAAGAGGTTGGCGCCGACGAGGTGAAATGGATTCCGCAAAAGGACTGA
- a CDS encoding DUF2795 domain-containing protein — translation MYWTLELASYLSDAPWPATKDELIDYAIRAGAPLEVVENLQSIEDEGEIYESMEEIWPDYPTDEDYLWNEDEY, via the coding sequence ATGTATTGGACATTAGAATTGGCATCCTATCTCAGTGATGCCCCGTGGCCAGCAACCAAAGATGAGCTCATCGACTATGCAATCCGTGCCGGGGCACCGTTGGAAGTCGTCGAGAACCTGCAGTCGATAGAAGATGAAGGCGAAATATACGAATCCATGGAAGAGATTTGGCCCGATTATCCAACGGACGAGGACTATCTCTGGAACGAGGACGAGTACTAG
- a CDS encoding outer membrane beta-barrel protein, whose protein sequence is MKKLLFAALLVAGSFSVSAQETKFGAKAGVDLASVKVDLGPLGEVSESYTGFFAGAYANIGISESFSVQPELLYVSLPDDFSFLNIPVMAKFKFDDFSVFAGPDLNYFLNADEDQFKVNVGVGAGYQISEDIDVSAKYSMGMGDVKVSGIFVGVGYGF, encoded by the coding sequence ATGAAAAAACTACTTTTTGCGGCTCTTCTCGTAGCCGGTTCTTTTTCGGTTTCCGCTCAGGAAACAAAATTTGGTGCAAAAGCTGGTGTTGACCTCGCATCGGTAAAAGTCGACCTCGGCCCACTGGGTGAAGTGTCGGAATCGTACACCGGCTTTTTCGCAGGCGCTTATGCCAACATCGGTATTTCCGAGTCCTTCTCGGTACAGCCCGAACTCCTTTATGTATCGCTTCCGGATGATTTCAGCTTCCTGAACATCCCGGTTATGGCGAAATTCAAATTCGACGACTTCAGTGTGTTCGCCGGACCTGACCTGAACTACTTCCTCAATGCCGATGAAGACCAGTTCAAAGTCAACGTAGGTGTAGGCGCGGGGTACCAGATCTCCGAAGACATCGACGTGTCGGCTAAATACTCAATGGGTATGGGCGACGTGAAAGTCAGCGGCATCTTCGTCGGAGTTGGCTACGGTTTCTAA
- a CDS encoding AEC family transporter — protein MENLLLIFACLSAGVLLQRIREFPSDGYKALNQYVIHVALPGLALYYIPKIELGGNILYPLGIAWIGYVLSFGFFLFLGYWFAWPRKLTGCLILTAGLGNTSFVGFPIIEALYGSEGLKTAVVVDQAGTFVVMATLGTLTASFFSNEKPDVGAMVRKILTFPPFVAFVLGMIMGVLKWQVPAYADTFFLRLSQTVAPVALVAVGLQLKLAKRNQYWRFLSVGLLFKLFLMPLFFLLFYRYILAFDGAMSDVCVMEAAMAPMITGAILASSYGLKPRLSGMMVGVGIPLSLLTLVLWHWVLGML, from the coding sequence ATGGAAAACCTCTTGCTCATCTTTGCCTGTCTGTCTGCCGGAGTGCTCCTCCAGCGGATCAGGGAATTCCCTTCCGATGGCTATAAAGCGCTCAACCAGTATGTCATCCATGTGGCGTTACCCGGACTGGCTCTTTATTACATCCCCAAGATTGAATTGGGCGGAAACATCCTCTATCCATTGGGAATCGCCTGGATCGGCTACGTATTGTCGTTTGGTTTCTTTCTCTTTCTGGGCTATTGGTTCGCCTGGCCGCGGAAACTGACCGGATGTTTGATTCTCACCGCCGGACTCGGGAATACGTCGTTTGTTGGTTTCCCGATTATTGAAGCATTGTATGGCAGCGAGGGACTCAAAACCGCGGTTGTCGTCGACCAGGCCGGTACGTTTGTGGTGATGGCGACCCTTGGGACACTGACGGCTTCCTTTTTCTCGAACGAAAAACCCGATGTGGGTGCCATGGTGCGCAAAATTCTCACCTTTCCGCCTTTTGTTGCCTTCGTACTTGGCATGATAATGGGCGTCCTGAAATGGCAGGTACCCGCCTATGCCGATACGTTCTTCCTTCGGTTGTCGCAAACCGTGGCGCCAGTGGCACTGGTCGCGGTAGGCCTGCAACTGAAACTGGCGAAGCGCAACCAGTATTGGCGCTTTCTTTCGGTTGGGCTGCTGTTCAAACTGTTCCTTATGCCGCTTTTCTTTTTGCTGTTCTATCGCTATATACTCGCCTTTGACGGCGCTATGTCCGATGTCTGTGTTATGGAAGCCGCCATGGCACCGATGATTACCGGGGCGATATTGGCGTCCTCCTACGGACTCAAGCCACGGCTTTCCGGTATGATGGTCGGAGTGGGTATACCCTTGTCGCTCCTCACGTTGGTGCTCTGGCATTGGGTACTCGGAATGCTGTAA
- a CDS encoding FAD-binding oxidoreductase, translated as MHTSLSPDVIQKLESIVGPSFVFLDEETRKHYGHDETEDYIFPPSVVVKPSNAAEISGIMRLASEFRIPVVPIAGRTGLSGGALAIRGGIGLSVERLNRIIAIDEMNLQVTVEPGVITQVLREAVAEKGLFYPVDPSSMGSCTIGGNVAENSGGARAVKYGVTKDYVLNLEVVLPNGDIIRTGADTLKNSTGYNLTQLMVGSEGTLGILTKIVLKLLPQNRQNILMLVPFYEARQACEAVSAVFRAGIVPSALEFMERDAIDWAIRYVDGISVTVPDDIQAHLLIEVDGNYPDVLFSEAEKIMEVLEVFRIGEVLFADSDEQKNALWRMRRGVAEAVKANSIYKEEDTVVPRYRLPELLESVKAAGAKYGFSSVCYGHAGDGNLHVNIIKGTMSDENWKTEVPKGIREIFESTVALGGTLSGEHGIGFVQKGYMDIAFPEHHLHLMKGIKQLFDPQGILNPGKILPDHLL; from the coding sequence ATGCACACCTCGCTCTCCCCTGACGTTATCCAAAAACTCGAATCGATTGTAGGTCCTTCTTTCGTTTTCCTCGACGAGGAGACGCGAAAGCACTACGGTCACGATGAAACCGAAGATTATATCTTTCCGCCCTCGGTAGTGGTGAAGCCTTCGAATGCGGCCGAAATTTCCGGTATCATGCGGCTGGCTTCGGAGTTTCGCATACCGGTTGTGCCCATTGCCGGACGCACAGGGTTAAGTGGTGGTGCACTGGCCATTCGTGGCGGCATTGGCCTTTCAGTCGAGCGACTGAACCGGATTATCGCCATCGATGAGATGAACCTACAGGTTACAGTCGAGCCCGGCGTCATCACCCAGGTACTGCGCGAAGCCGTTGCTGAAAAAGGCCTTTTCTATCCGGTTGATCCGAGCAGTATGGGTAGTTGTACCATTGGCGGGAACGTAGCGGAGAATTCCGGAGGTGCAAGGGCTGTGAAATACGGTGTCACCAAAGACTACGTGCTCAACCTGGAAGTAGTGCTGCCCAACGGGGATATCATCCGCACTGGTGCTGACACCTTGAAGAACTCCACCGGCTACAACCTCACCCAACTCATGGTAGGAAGTGAGGGTACGCTGGGTATCCTGACCAAGATTGTCCTGAAACTGCTCCCACAAAACCGCCAAAATATCCTAATGCTGGTACCGTTTTACGAAGCACGCCAGGCGTGTGAAGCCGTTTCCGCCGTGTTTCGTGCGGGTATCGTACCCAGCGCACTTGAGTTTATGGAGCGCGACGCCATCGACTGGGCCATCCGGTACGTCGATGGCATCAGTGTTACCGTACCCGACGACATCCAGGCGCACCTTCTTATAGAGGTCGACGGGAATTATCCCGACGTGCTTTTCTCTGAAGCAGAGAAAATCATGGAAGTACTCGAGGTATTCCGCATAGGTGAAGTGCTTTTTGCCGACTCCGACGAACAGAAGAACGCCCTATGGCGCATGCGGCGCGGCGTAGCAGAAGCGGTGAAGGCGAATTCCATTTATAAGGAAGAAGATACGGTCGTTCCGCGTTACCGCCTTCCAGAATTGCTCGAAAGCGTCAAAGCCGCAGGGGCGAAATATGGCTTCTCTTCCGTTTGTTACGGCCACGCAGGCGACGGAAACCTGCACGTCAATATCATCAAGGGAACGATGTCGGATGAAAACTGGAAGACGGAAGTGCCGAAGGGAATCCGCGAGATCTTTGAAAGTACCGTAGCACTCGGTGGTACACTGTCAGGAGAGCACGGTATTGGCTTCGTGCAGAAGGGCTACATGGACATTGCCTTTCCCGAGCATCACCTCCATTTGATGAAAGGCATCAAGCAACTATTTGATCCACAAGGCATTTTAAATCCAGGAAAGATCCTTCCCGACCACCTATTGTAA
- a CDS encoding MATE family efflux transporter encodes MLSSYTKEFAYNVRLAYPVVLGMVGHTLINIVDNIMVGKLGATELAAVSLGNSMIFVAMSIGIGFSTALTPMIAQADAEKDKEGVASAFRHGYFLCAVLGLSLFLLVLLAKPLMVYLHQPPEVIALAKPFVDWAALSLVPLVLYQAYKQFADGLFMTKYSMYAIVMANVVHVLLNYLLIYGIWIFPKMGIVGAGLGTVISRTLMVIFMHMILARKEILKPYFAALRFTDLKKDVLSKICSLGIPSALQMLFEVVLFTAAIWLSGNLGPKSQAANQIALSLASLTFMFAMGLSVVSMIRVSQQRGLGDIPNLVRIARSVFLLVIVIEIVFAILFCLFYKELPYLFLNMENTLQLADNSEVIAIASELLLVAALFQIVDGVQVVVLGALRGMQDVKVPMYITFVAYWIIGFPISFVLGEYTELRATGIWIGLLAGLAAAALFLYLRFHYITSREKREVTTQAHGTS; translated from the coding sequence GTGTTATCCTCCTATACCAAAGAATTCGCATATAATGTACGCCTAGCCTATCCCGTTGTATTGGGAATGGTGGGGCATACGCTGATCAATATCGTCGATAATATTATGGTTGGAAAGCTGGGCGCGACAGAACTCGCCGCCGTCTCTTTGGGCAACAGCATGATTTTCGTGGCGATGTCGATTGGTATCGGATTTTCTACCGCGCTCACGCCGATGATTGCCCAGGCGGATGCGGAGAAAGACAAAGAAGGGGTGGCCTCGGCGTTCCGTCATGGGTATTTCCTTTGTGCCGTATTGGGACTGTCGCTCTTCCTTTTGGTACTACTGGCGAAACCATTGATGGTGTACCTGCACCAACCGCCGGAAGTCATCGCGCTGGCCAAGCCTTTCGTCGACTGGGCGGCCCTTTCGTTGGTACCGCTGGTATTGTATCAGGCGTATAAACAATTCGCCGACGGACTCTTCATGACAAAGTACTCAATGTATGCCATCGTTATGGCGAATGTGGTGCACGTACTCCTGAATTACCTCCTTATTTATGGTATCTGGATTTTTCCGAAGATGGGCATCGTCGGCGCCGGACTCGGGACGGTTATTTCCCGCACGCTGATGGTGATTTTCATGCATATGATCTTGGCGCGGAAGGAGATATTGAAACCGTATTTCGCAGCCCTGCGGTTTACCGACTTGAAGAAAGACGTGTTGTCGAAGATTTGTTCGTTGGGTATCCCGTCGGCGCTTCAGATGCTGTTCGAAGTGGTCTTGTTTACAGCGGCCATCTGGCTCAGTGGAAACCTTGGTCCGAAAAGCCAGGCGGCAAACCAGATTGCGTTGAGTTTGGCGTCGCTTACGTTCATGTTCGCCATGGGACTCAGCGTCGTGTCGATGATCCGCGTCAGCCAACAGCGTGGGTTGGGCGATATCCCGAACCTCGTCCGGATTGCACGTTCGGTGTTCCTGCTCGTCATTGTAATCGAGATCGTATTTGCGATTTTATTCTGTCTCTTTTATAAAGAACTGCCGTATCTCTTCCTCAATATGGAAAACACCCTGCAATTGGCGGATAACTCAGAGGTAATTGCGATTGCATCGGAGTTGTTGCTCGTTGCGGCCCTCTTCCAGATCGTCGACGGCGTGCAGGTCGTGGTGTTGGGCGCGCTTCGCGGTATGCAGGATGTAAAAGTGCCGATGTATATTACGTTTGTGGCCTACTGGATCATTGGTTTCCCGATTTCCTTCGTGCTCGGCGAGTATACCGAACTGCGTGCTACCGGCATCTGGATCGGCTTGCTGGCCGGACTCGCAGCGGCTGCATTATTTTTGTACCTTCGTTTTCACTATATCACATCCCGTGAGAAACGGGAGGTCACAACCCAAGCCCATGGAACTTCCTAA
- the meaB gene encoding methylmalonyl Co-A mutase-associated GTPase MeaB translates to MKPDRKTALSEVDGVLPPAPVNPDAAGTIRQLRRSRPHPEALAQAILKGDKTALSRGITLVESTQETHRSDADRLLELCLPHSDRSVRIGITGVPGVGKSTFIEAFGSYLTSIGKKVAVLAVDPSSTVSHGSILADKTRMEELVKDPNAFIRPSASGEALGGVARKTREAVILCEAAGFDVIIIETVGVGQSETAVHGMTDFFLLLQLSGAGDELQGIKRGIMEMADGILINKADGDNVRKAQLARTTLVRALHLFPRKDSDWQPEVATCSALKKDGISDVWSMIERYVATTTENGFFEARRREQALFWMRETIRTELGRHFAEDPKVQALIETMETGVLTRQTTPFRAARELLASYFGTHSS, encoded by the coding sequence ATGAAACCCGACCGTAAAACCGCGCTGTCTGAAGTTGACGGCGTTTTGCCACCCGCACCGGTCAATCCGGATGCCGCGGGTACGATACGGCAGTTGCGACGGTCACGCCCCCATCCGGAAGCATTGGCACAGGCCATCCTCAAAGGCGACAAAACGGCGCTGAGCCGGGGCATTACGTTAGTCGAAAGCACACAGGAAACCCATCGTAGTGACGCTGACCGTTTGCTTGAATTGTGCCTCCCCCACTCCGACCGCTCGGTTCGCATCGGCATCACGGGCGTACCGGGAGTCGGAAAAAGCACCTTCATCGAAGCCTTTGGCAGCTATCTTACCTCCATCGGCAAGAAAGTAGCCGTGTTGGCGGTGGATCCGAGTAGTACGGTGTCACATGGCAGCATCCTGGCCGACAAAACGCGCATGGAGGAACTGGTGAAAGACCCGAATGCCTTCATCCGCCCCTCCGCATCCGGCGAAGCACTGGGCGGCGTGGCGCGTAAAACCCGTGAGGCCGTTATCCTATGTGAAGCGGCGGGCTTCGACGTCATCATCATCGAAACGGTGGGCGTCGGGCAAAGCGAAACCGCCGTGCACGGTATGACCGACTTCTTCCTTTTACTGCAATTATCGGGGGCAGGCGACGAACTACAGGGCATCAAACGCGGGATTATGGAAATGGCCGACGGCATCCTGATCAACAAAGCGGATGGCGACAACGTCCGGAAGGCGCAACTGGCCCGGACGACCTTGGTACGCGCCCTGCACCTCTTTCCCCGCAAGGATTCTGACTGGCAACCGGAAGTCGCAACCTGCAGTGCCTTGAAAAAGGACGGTATCTCCGACGTCTGGTCGATGATCGAACGGTATGTAGCCACCACCACTGAAAACGGTTTTTTTGAAGCCCGACGACGGGAACAAGCCCTATTCTGGATGCGGGAAACAATACGCACCGAACTCGGCCGCCATTTCGCGGAAGATCCCAAAGTGCAGGCACTGATCGAGACAATGGAAACCGGCGTACTTACCCGGCAGACCACACCTTTTCGGGCGGCGCGGGAATTACTGGCGTCCTACTTCGGGACTCACTCCTCGTAA
- a CDS encoding RNA polymerase sigma factor: MEEQLVNGCRKGQRDAQRLVYERLAPRLYHTCRRYLKKEEEIEEALADSFYIIFTKIDQLKENAAFEGWARRIAINECLRYLRKSVNFNLYVDDMKASLQPVTDAATDLEEDDLLQLLTKLPAGCRTVFSLYAIEGYGHKEIAALLDITEGTSKSQLNAARTKLKDLVGGLYYKQAK; the protein is encoded by the coding sequence ATGGAGGAACAACTCGTCAATGGCTGCAGGAAGGGGCAACGCGACGCGCAACGGCTGGTCTATGAACGGCTGGCGCCGCGGCTCTACCATACCTGCCGACGCTACCTGAAAAAGGAAGAGGAAATCGAGGAAGCATTGGCCGACTCGTTCTACATCATCTTCACCAAAATCGACCAACTCAAGGAAAACGCCGCTTTTGAAGGCTGGGCCCGACGCATCGCCATCAACGAATGCCTGCGGTACTTGCGGAAAAGCGTCAACTTCAACCTCTATGTTGATGACATGAAAGCGTCACTGCAACCTGTGACGGATGCCGCCACCGACCTCGAAGAAGATGATTTGCTGCAATTGCTTACCAAACTTCCGGCAGGGTGCCGCACCGTTTTCAGCCTGTATGCCATCGAAGGCTATGGCCATAAAGAGATTGCGGCCCTACTTGACATTACCGAAGGCACCTCCAAATCCCAATTGAACGCCGCCCGCACCAAGCTGAAAGACCTGGTGGGTGGACTCTATTACAAACAAGCGAAGTAA
- the secA gene encoding preprotein translocase subunit SecA, with translation MSFINSILKAFVGDKSQKDVKAIQPFVAKIKEIEPTLTGLSHDALRAKTEEFKSRIRAARAAQDEKIAALRAEVESIADIDKKEDVYADIDALEKEAYDVSEKVLLDILPEAFAVVKETARRFKENTTITVTATPMDRQLSSTKEYVTLEGDNAVWANSWNAAGKAITWDMIHYDVQLIGGIVLHQGKIAEMQTGEGKTLVATLPLYLNALTGEGVHLVTVNDYLAKRDSTWKAPLFEFHGLTVDCIDNHQPNSEGRRKAYEADITYGTNNEFGFDYLRDNMAHTPGELVQRRHNYAIVDEVDSVLIDDARTPLIISGPVPQGDRHEFLELKPTIENLVNQQRALANGFLAEAKKLIREGNAKDGGFNLLRAHRALPKNKALIKFLSEEGVKQILQKTENQYMQDNNRDMPKVDEALFFVIEEKNNQVELTERGFKALASGSDESFFVLPDIGTEIARIEKMELPKDKEAEEKERLFQDFSVKSERIHTLTQLLKAYALFEKDVEYVIDDNKIKIVDEQTGRIMEGRRYSDGLHQAIEAKENVKVEAATQTFATITLQNYFRMYRKLAGMTGTAVTEAGEFWEIYKLDVVEIPTNRPISRKDQHDLIYRSVREKFNAVIEDVIQLSAAGRPVLIGTTSVEISELLSRMLKMRGIQHNVLNAKMHKQEAQIVEEAGKPGVVTIATNMAGRGTDIKLTPEVKAAGGLAIIGTERHDSRRVDRQLRGRAGRQGDPGTSQFYVSLEDSLMRLFGSERVAKIMDRMGLKEGEVIQHSMMTKSIERAQKRVEENNFGVRKRLLEYDDVMNAQREVIYKRRRHALHGERLKVDIANMIYDTCELIARENKAKRDFRNFEFELIRYFSITSPVTESEFDKLSDMELAGKVYKAASLYYAEKNERNAREAFPIIENVFVNQGDRFERIVVPFSDGIKTLNVVTDLKKAYDTHGAQLVADFEKNITLAIVDEAWKKHLRKMDELKQSVQLAVHEQKDPLLIYKFEAFELFTNMLNGVNKEVISFLFKGDLPQQQQAPEIREAREERRVENYKTSKDEIPNLDQAAEVNREAGQTQPRQVTETIVREAPKINRNDNVVVKHVMSGKTETMKFKKAESLLATGEWVLVNEA, from the coding sequence ATGAGTTTCATAAACAGTATATTAAAAGCCTTCGTAGGCGATAAGTCGCAGAAGGACGTCAAAGCCATCCAGCCCTTTGTCGCCAAGATAAAGGAAATCGAGCCGACCCTTACCGGATTGTCACACGATGCACTTCGCGCGAAGACAGAGGAATTCAAATCACGGATCCGTGCGGCCCGTGCGGCACAGGATGAGAAAATCGCTGCGTTGCGTGCGGAAGTCGAATCGATTGCCGACATCGATAAAAAAGAAGACGTTTATGCCGACATCGATGCGCTTGAGAAGGAAGCATACGACGTATCCGAGAAAGTGCTGCTTGACATCCTTCCGGAAGCGTTTGCTGTGGTGAAAGAAACCGCGCGCCGGTTCAAGGAAAATACAACTATTACGGTGACCGCTACTCCTATGGACCGTCAGCTGTCGTCGACCAAAGAATATGTCACACTCGAAGGTGACAATGCCGTATGGGCCAACTCATGGAACGCCGCAGGTAAGGCGATTACGTGGGATATGATCCACTACGACGTGCAGTTGATTGGTGGTATCGTATTGCACCAGGGGAAAATTGCCGAAATGCAGACGGGTGAAGGTAAGACCCTCGTGGCGACCCTCCCACTCTACCTCAACGCCCTGACCGGCGAAGGCGTGCACCTGGTGACCGTGAACGACTACCTCGCCAAACGGGACAGCACGTGGAAAGCGCCGTTGTTTGAGTTCCACGGACTCACAGTCGACTGTATCGACAACCACCAACCAAACTCGGAAGGTCGTCGCAAGGCCTACGAAGCGGATATCACCTACGGAACCAACAACGAATTCGGTTTCGATTACCTACGCGACAACATGGCGCATACACCAGGCGAACTGGTGCAACGCCGCCACAACTACGCAATCGTGGATGAGGTCGACTCGGTATTGATTGATGACGCCCGTACACCGTTGATCATCTCAGGTCCGGTTCCACAAGGAGACCGTCACGAATTCCTTGAACTGAAACCGACGATTGAGAACCTCGTCAACCAACAACGCGCCCTTGCCAATGGCTTCCTCGCCGAAGCGAAGAAATTAATACGGGAAGGAAATGCGAAAGACGGCGGCTTCAACCTGTTGCGCGCCCACCGTGCACTTCCTAAGAACAAAGCGTTGATCAAATTCCTCAGCGAGGAAGGTGTAAAACAGATACTGCAGAAGACCGAGAACCAGTATATGCAGGACAACAACCGCGACATGCCGAAGGTAGACGAAGCGTTGTTCTTCGTAATTGAGGAGAAAAACAACCAGGTTGAACTGACCGAGCGTGGTTTCAAGGCACTGGCCAGCGGATCGGACGAAAGTTTCTTCGTATTACCCGATATCGGAACAGAAATCGCGCGGATTGAGAAAATGGAACTTCCAAAAGACAAGGAAGCCGAAGAAAAAGAACGCCTATTCCAGGATTTCAGCGTAAAGAGCGAGCGTATCCATACGCTTACCCAGTTGCTGAAAGCGTATGCACTCTTTGAAAAAGATGTGGAATATGTCATCGACGACAACAAAATCAAGATCGTCGACGAGCAAACCGGTCGTATTATGGAAGGCCGCCGCTATTCGGACGGGCTCCACCAGGCGATCGAAGCCAAAGAAAACGTAAAGGTAGAGGCTGCCACACAGACCTTCGCTACGATTACCCTCCAGAATTATTTCCGGATGTACCGCAAATTGGCCGGTATGACGGGTACTGCCGTTACAGAAGCGGGCGAATTCTGGGAAATCTACAAACTCGACGTCGTTGAAATCCCGACCAATCGCCCGATTTCACGTAAAGACCAACACGACCTGATCTACCGTTCGGTGCGCGAGAAATTCAATGCAGTTATCGAAGACGTCATACAGTTATCCGCCGCCGGACGTCCGGTGTTGATTGGTACGACATCGGTTGAGATATCGGAATTATTGAGCCGTATGCTTAAAATGCGTGGTATACAACACAATGTGTTGAACGCGAAGATGCACAAGCAGGAAGCGCAGATCGTCGAAGAGGCCGGTAAGCCAGGCGTCGTGACGATTGCGACGAACATGGCCGGACGGGGTACCGACATCAAGCTGACGCCGGAAGTGAAAGCCGCGGGCGGATTGGCCATCATCGGTACAGAGCGCCACGATTCGCGTCGGGTTGACCGCCAGTTGCGCGGTCGTGCCGGTCGTCAGGGTGACCCAGGAACCTCGCAGTTCTATGTGTCGCTGGAAGACAGCCTGATGCGTCTTTTCGGCTCTGAACGGGTAGCTAAGATCATGGACCGAATGGGACTCAAGGAAGGCGAAGTCATCCAGCATTCGATGATGACCAAGTCAATCGAACGCGCCCAGAAACGTGTGGAGGAAAACAACTTCGGCGTTCGTAAACGACTTCTCGAATACGACGACGTGATGAACGCACAGCGGGAGGTAATCTATAAGCGTCGCCGTCACGCCTTGCACGGAGAGCGCCTGAAAGTGGACATCGCGAACATGATCTATGATACGTGTGAACTTATTGCCCGTGAAAACAAGGCGAAGCGTGATTTCCGGAACTTTGAATTCGAATTGATCCGTTACTTCTCGATCACATCACCGGTAACCGAATCGGAATTTGACAAGCTGTCTGACATGGAATTGGCCGGCAAAGTGTATAAAGCGGCATCCCTGTATTACGCAGAGAAAAATGAGCGTAATGCCCGTGAAGCCTTCCCGATTATCGAGAATGTGTTCGTGAACCAGGGCGATCGTTTTGAGCGTATTGTGGTACCATTTTCTGACGGCATCAAAACCCTAAATGTTGTCACCGACCTGAAGAAGGCCTATGATACCCACGGCGCACAATTGGTAGCCGATTTCGAAAAGAACATCACGCTGGCCATCGTAGACGAAGCCTGGAAGAAGCACCTCCGCAAAATGGACGAACTGAAACAGTCCGTACAGTTGGCGGTGCACGAACAGAAAGACCCGCTCCTCATCTATAAATTCGAAGCATTCGAGTTGTTTACGAATATGCTGAACGGTGTGAACAAAGAAGTAATCTCGTTCCTGTTCAAGGGTGATTTACCACAACAGCAGCAGGCACCGGAAATCAGGGAGGCACGCGAAGAACGCCGGGTAGAGAACTACAAGACGTCGAAAGATGAAATCCCGAATCTGGACCAGGCAGCGGAAGTGAACCGCGAAGCCGGACAAACGCAACCGCGGCAGGTGACGGAAACGATTGTACGGGAGGCACCGAAAATCAACCGAAACGACAACGTGGTGGTCAAGCATGTCATGAGCGGCAAGACCGAAACGATGAAATTCAAAAAGGCGGAAAGCCTGTTAGCCACTGGCGAATGGGTGCTGGTAAACGAAGCCTAA